A stretch of the Verrucomicrobiia bacterium genome encodes the following:
- a CDS encoding helix-turn-helix domain-containing protein — translation MPRKTKNEIEFDAEELIRRLEGVAKHVSGGKRLTMRTTRLALPPREKSIKPREIAELRKRLGVSQAVFAALLNVPKPTAISWESGQREPSGAALKLLRIAARHPELLAA, via the coding sequence ATGCCGCGCAAAACAAAAAATGAGATTGAATTCGACGCTGAGGAACTGATCCGGCGTCTTGAGGGGGTGGCCAAGCACGTCAGCGGCGGTAAACGCCTGACGATGCGCACCACGCGGCTGGCCCTGCCGCCGCGCGAGAAGTCCATCAAGCCCCGCGAAATCGCCGAGTTGCGAAAACGCCTGGGCGTCAGCCAAGCCGTCTTTGCGGCGCTGCTCAACGTGCCCAAGCCCACCGCCATCAGTTGGGAATCGGGCCAGCGTGAACCCAGCGGTGCCGCCTTGAAGTTGCTGCGGATCGCGGCACGTCATCCGGAACTGCTCGCGGCCTGA